The following nucleotide sequence is from Aneurinibacillus soli.
CGAGCACGGTGCGCCAATCTTGCGCAAGCTGCTTCATAACCGGACGATTGCTTAACAAAATATCACGCCACATTCGCGGATTGCTCGATGCAATACGTGTAATATCCCGGAAACCACCGGCGGCCAGTTTACGATACCAGCTTTCCTCATCTTCACAATTCGCGACAAGATTTACAAGAGAAGACGCGATAATGTGTGGAAAATGACTGATCGCCCCAACGACTTCATCATGCTTCTGTGCATCCATCACCACTACTTTGGCGTTTGTCGGTGCCAGCAGTACTTTCATATCATCTACGACTTCCACAGGCGTTCCGTCCGTAGGTGTCAGCACAAAATACGCATTTTCAAACAGTCGATCATGAGATGCCTCCACGCCAGACTTATGCGAGCCTGCCATCGGATGTCCCCCGATAAAATGCACACCCCGCTGTGCAAAGCCGTGTGACAGCTCCATCACCGCTACTTTCGTGCTTCCTGTGTCGGTAATGACCGCACCTGGTTTAAGTGGCGTATAACGCAAGAACGAAATCAACTCCTGCAACTTCCCTACAGGTGCACATAAAAAAATAAAATCTGCTTCCGCCACTGCCTCAGCCAGCTGATTCGTTCCCCGATCCAGCACGCCGAGTGACAGCGCCATCCGCAAATTATCTTCGACTACATCAAAGCCTGTAATATGTACGTCTTTATTTTTTTTAAGAGAGAGGGCTAACGAACCGCCAATTAGCCCCACCCCGAGAATTGCTACCTCTGTCATTGCATGCCTCTCCTCTATCCTATACCGGTGTGAGAACAGATTTAAGCGCTGCGATCATTTTTTCGTTCTCATCCCGGCTACCAATCGTTACTCGAATTGCCTGCGGGAACGCCCGAATAATCACGCCCTTGCTCATCATCGCCTCAAAAATCTCACGTGGATTCCGCTCCGGTAAAATATATACGAAGTTCGTCTCTGATGGATAGTAGGCAAGCCCAATCTCATCAAGTGCCGCATACACTTGCGCCAGTCCTTCTGTATTCGCCTGCTTGCATTTGGCCACGAACTCCTGATCGGCCAGAGCCGCAAGCGCTGCTTTTTGCGCCAGACTGTTCACATTAAACGGTTCACGCACACGATTGAGCTTATCAATTATGCTCTCATCTGCCAGTCCGTATCCAACACGAAGGGCCGCGATACCGTAAATTTTGGAGAATGTACGAAGAACGATCAGATTTTTATGTTCTTTTATCAGTTCAAGCGCATTCGGGAAATCAGCGTCTTTCACATACTCCACATATGCTTCATCAAGCACAACAAGCACATGTTCCGGCACTTGTTTCAGGAGAGCCGTGAGCTTGTCTTTGTTAATCGTTTTACCTGTCGGATTATTCGGATTGCAAATCCACAGTACGCGTGTATCCCAGTTAATGCTTGCCATCATGCCATCAAGGTCATGATCGCCATCAATACATGGCACTTCAATGACATCAGCGCCTTCAATGGTCGCATTTGTTTTATATACACTAAACGTTGGCGTTGCCATAACCGTATTCATACCCGGTTGCAAATACGCACGAGTAATAAGCATAACAATCTCATCGGAACCGTTGCCGAACATCAGCTGCTCTTGCGACACATTCAAATGGCTCGCAACAGCCGCACCCAGCTCCAGGCAGGCACCATCTGGATAAATTGATAGACTGTCAAGTTGTGCGGTAATCGCTTCTTTTACTTTTGGCGAACAGCCGAACGGATTCTCGTTCGATGCGAGCTTAATAACCTCGGTAAGACCGAGTTCACGCTTCACATCCTCGATCGGCTTACCCGGTTCATACACGGGAAGAGTTACAATCTGGGATTTTGGAATCATAATTTCACCTCAAAAATAGATAGTTTACGCTTCATTCATCATACCCCAGATTGCAGAAGTTTTACAAATTTTTTTACAACAGCCAGGCCCTCCTGCTTCGTCTCTGCCTGACTGAGCAGCGGCTCTGCCTTGCGAATCGTGTCCAGCAATGCGCTGCCGACAATGACCCCGTCACAGTGCGGCGCAAGTGCTGCCACTTGATCGGGTGCGGAAATGCCGAATCCAACTGCTACTGGCACGTGTGCATAACGCCGCACAGCTGCCAGGAAATCTGTAATGTCCTCACGTAGCTCGCTACGTACCCCTGTCACACCAAGAGACGATACACAGTAGATAAATCCCTGTGCCTGCTCGGCAATCATCTGTACCCGCTGCGCGGACGTAGGGGCGACAAGCGAGATGAGCGGGCGGCCGTATTTCCCCCCCAGTGCGTTGATCTCTTCCGCTTCTTCAAATGGCAGGTCCGGGATGAGAATGCCGTCAATCTCTGCCTTCTCCATCGCGTCATACAACCGCTCCGGACCAAATCGCAGCACCGGATTGATGTACGTAAACAAAATGACTGGAATGTACACCCCGGCCTTACGCATGTCACGCGCCAGTTCAAGCGCACGTTCCATCGTTACACCGTGGGCGAGCGCCTGTGCAGACGCGTTCTGAATCGTTGGACCGTCCGCGAGTGGGTCGGAATATGGTACCCCAAGCTCAAGAATCGAAGCGCCCGCCTCCTGAAGAGCCAAAGCAAGGTCAACGGTATACTCTGGTGCTGGATAACCGGCCGTCATAAATGGGATAAATGCCGGTTTTCCAGCGTGAAATGCGGCTGCGATTCGCGCCGCACCGTGCCCGGCTGTCGTATTCATGCTCATAACTGTGCGCCCCCTTCTTCTCGTTCATAAATCTGTGTGACATCTTTATCTCCGCGCCCAGACAGGCAGACAACGAGTACTGTATCTGTGCTTAGTGTAGGAGCAAGCTTCACTACTTCCGCAATCGCATGCGCACTCTCAAGCGCCGGGATAATCCCTTCGGTCGTACATAACAGACGGAGTGCATCAAGCGCTTCTATATCGGTTACCGCATGATACGATGCCCGACCACTGTCGTGCAAATGTGCATGTTCCGGTCCGACACCCGGATAGTCAAGCCCTGCCGATACGGAATATGGCTCGATGATCTGCCCGTTCTCATCCTGCAACAAATACGTCATCATGCCGTGCAACACGCCTCGGCTGCCTTTGGCGATGGTCGCCGCATGCTTCTCTGTGTCTACCCCCTGCCCGGCCGCTTCGACACCAATCAACTTTACATCGGCATCATTCAGGAATGGATAGAACATTCCCATCGCATTACTGCCGCCGCCCACACAAGCGACAATGTAATCCGGTAGTCGCTCTTCTACACGCATGATCTGCTCGCGTGTCTCGTCTCCAATCACCCGCTGAAAGTCACGCACCATCTGCGGATACGGATGCGGTCCCACAACCGAGCCAATCACATAAAACGTCCGGTCCACTGTACTTACCCAGGAGCGAATCGCTTCACTTGTTGCATCCTTCAATGTGCCCGTTCCCGATGTAACCGGCACAACTTCGGCTCCAAGCAGCTGCATGCGGAATACATTGAGCTGTTGACGTCTCATGTCTTCTTCGCCCATGTATACTTTGCATGACAGCCCAAGACGCGCTGCGACGGTCGCAGATGCAACACCATGTTGACCCGCTCCTGTCTCCGCGATAATCTCGGTTTTCCCCATCCGCTTTGCCAGTAGGCCCTGTGCAAGCGCATTGTTAATTTTGTGTGCGCCCGTATGGTTCAAATCTTCCCGCTTCAAATAAATGCGCGCGCCCCCAAGTTTCTCCGTCAGCCGCTCCGCGTAATAAAGCGGAGTCGGACGTCCCGAATATTCACGCAACAAATACTGCAATTCTTCGAGAAATGCCGGGTCACCTATCGCTTCCTGATATGCTACTTCCAGCTCATCAAGTGCATTCACAAGTGTTTCTGGCACATAGCGGCCACCGTGTGCGCCGAATCGGCCTTTACTTTTATAAACTGTCTCTGTGTTCATATGCGTTCATCCTTTCGATCAACGTGCGAATTTTGTTCAGATCCTTCCGTCCATCTGTCTCTACCCCACTGGAGAGGTCAATACCGTCCGGCTTGTGCCCAGCAAGCAATTCGACTGCATTGCCTGCATGAATGCCCCCTGCCACGAACAGTTCGACCCCGTGCTCATGGCACCAGCTACGATACGGTGCGATGCGCTCCCAGTCAAAAGTTCGACCTGTGCCACCTGACTGTCCGGGTATGGCCGTATCCAGCAGCAACATATCAATGATCTCACTGTATGGTGCAAGCTCTGCGATGTCGTCTTTCCCTTCCATAGACAGTCCGACCGCTTTTGTAATACGGCAGTGAAATTTGTCTTTGACAGCCTTGCAGAAAGCAGCCGACTCCATGCCATGCAGTTGTACAATCGCAAGCGGCTGTTCACGAAATACAGCATCGATTTCTTCTAGAGAAGGATTGACGAACACACCCGCTGCCTTAGCACCTGCCGGAATATGACTGGCAAGTGCACCCCACTGTTCCGGTTCAATCCGGCGGCGGCTCGGCGCGAAGACGAATCCGATCTGATCCGGTACAAGCCGTTCTGCCGCCATTTGCTGGAGAGTGTCTTCTTCTGTAATGCCACAAATTTTCAGCTTTGCTTTCACAGTCCGTCTGCCCCCACACGGGATTGTGTCTGACCGACCAGGCTTATAACCGCCTGTGTCACATCAGCTTGACGCATAAAATGCTCTCCCACCAGCACACCGTCTACGCCGGACGCTGCCAGCTCAGCAATTTGCTCGGGCGCATAAATCCCCGACTCACTAATCTTTACAATCGAATCTGGAATATCAGAGAGCAGATCAAACGTCGTCGTAAGAGAGGTCGTAAATGTTCGCAAATCCCGGTTATTCACACCGAGTAAATCCGGTTCGATCGCCCCAAGCAC
It contains:
- a CDS encoding phosphoribosylanthranilate isomerase; amino-acid sequence: MKAKLKICGITEEDTLQQMAAERLVPDQIGFVFAPSRRRIEPEQWGALASHIPAGAKAAGVFVNPSLEEIDAVFREQPLAIVQLHGMESAAFCKAVKDKFHCRITKAVGLSMEGKDDIAELAPYSEIIDMLLLDTAIPGQSGGTGRTFDWERIAPYRSWCHEHGVELFVAGGIHAGNAVELLAGHKPDGIDLSSGVETDGRKDLNKIRTLIERMNAYEHRDSL
- the hisC gene encoding histidinol-phosphate transaminase translates to MIPKSQIVTLPVYEPGKPIEDVKRELGLTEVIKLASNENPFGCSPKVKEAITAQLDSLSIYPDGACLELGAAVASHLNVSQEQLMFGNGSDEIVMLITRAYLQPGMNTVMATPTFSVYKTNATIEGADVIEVPCIDGDHDLDGMMASINWDTRVLWICNPNNPTGKTINKDKLTALLKQVPEHVLVVLDEAYVEYVKDADFPNALELIKEHKNLIVLRTFSKIYGIAALRVGYGLADESIIDKLNRVREPFNVNSLAQKAALAALADQEFVAKCKQANTEGLAQVYAALDEIGLAYYPSETNFVYILPERNPREIFEAMMSKGVIIRAFPQAIRVTIGSRDENEKMIAALKSVLTPV
- a CDS encoding prephenate dehydrogenase, with the translated sequence MTEVAILGVGLIGGSLALSLKKNKDVHITGFDVVEDNLRMALSLGVLDRGTNQLAEAVAEADFIFLCAPVGKLQELISFLRYTPLKPGAVITDTGSTKVAVMELSHGFAQRGVHFIGGHPMAGSHKSGVEASHDRLFENAYFVLTPTDGTPVEVVDDMKVLLAPTNAKVVVMDAQKHDEVVGAISHFPHIIASSLVNLVANCEDEESWYRKLAAGGFRDITRIASSNPRMWRDILLSNRPVMKQLAQDWRTVLDSMIDLIEKADGPGIEQFFASARAYRDGLPEKQKGAIASYFELYLDIPDEPGVIGKVTTLLGEHTINLTNVRIMETREDILGVLRLSFRSQEDVERAVVLLQERGYTVYQRE
- the trpA gene encoding tryptophan synthase subunit alpha → MNTTAGHGAARIAAAFHAGKPAFIPFMTAGYPAPEYTVDLALALQEAGASILELGVPYSDPLADGPTIQNASAQALAHGVTMERALELARDMRKAGVYIPVILFTYINPVLRFGPERLYDAMEKAEIDGILIPDLPFEEAEEINALGGKYGRPLISLVAPTSAQRVQMIAEQAQGFIYCVSSLGVTGVRSELREDITDFLAAVRRYAHVPVAVGFGISAPDQVAALAPHCDGVIVGSALLDTIRKAEPLLSQAETKQEGLAVVKKFVKLLQSGV
- the trpB gene encoding tryptophan synthase subunit beta; amino-acid sequence: MNTETVYKSKGRFGAHGGRYVPETLVNALDELEVAYQEAIGDPAFLEELQYLLREYSGRPTPLYYAERLTEKLGGARIYLKREDLNHTGAHKINNALAQGLLAKRMGKTEIIAETGAGQHGVASATVAARLGLSCKVYMGEEDMRRQQLNVFRMQLLGAEVVPVTSGTGTLKDATSEAIRSWVSTVDRTFYVIGSVVGPHPYPQMVRDFQRVIGDETREQIMRVEERLPDYIVACVGGGSNAMGMFYPFLNDADVKLIGVEAAGQGVDTEKHAATIAKGSRGVLHGMMTYLLQDENGQIIEPYSVSAGLDYPGVGPEHAHLHDSGRASYHAVTDIEALDALRLLCTTEGIIPALESAHAIAEVVKLAPTLSTDTVLVVCLSGRGDKDVTQIYEREEGGAQL